TTTTCCCATTCCCAATTTTCCCCACTTATAGGCAAAGTGCACAgcaacttttaattattattttctgtaagtctttttacttatttgttattttataaaattatcgcGTAATTTAGTTGACCAATGATGTATAGGTAATGTAACATGTGAGTGAAGGTGGTCAGCAGTTGAAACAGGACGGTTCATTGCGGCATCATAAGCGCAAGAATTTAATGGCCcatttatgtaaaatttcaacTCTTCATTACAAAAATTTGAgcgattatgattattattaaaatttatatcatgggtaattaaaattataaattgttcCTTTTCAGTTCTCCTGGCATGGGGTATATTATACGCTGAAATATGCCAACCGGTAAGTCTAAACGGAGAAATTTTCAGCATGACACTGTTGGTCATCGCGTCGTACGTAATCGGGTGGTTATGGCTGAAAATTACCACATTGCCGGCACTTATAGGAATGTTGCTGACCGGGATCATTTTTCAAAACGCCGGGCTTGTGCATATGACCGATAATTATAGAAAACTTAATCAGGATTTGCGGTTAGTTTAGTTTTGTAGACTATTTTGCTTCAAATGTCTTTAGATAATTCATAATACGTATACCTACGTACATGACTTTTAGTTAAGTCAAAAAACTCGAAGGCAGATCAATCTTCCTTTGTTGTGTAATCTAATTTACCTTCGCATTGATCCCATactatttgttttagaaaaGTCGCTCTGGTTATCATACTAACGCGTGCTGGGCTCGGTTTGGATGCTAAAGTCCTACGGAAGCATTATGCAGCAGTTCTTCAACTAGGGCTTTTACCTTGGCTAGTCGAATGCTTATGTATCGCCATTACTACACACTACCTTCTATCATTGCCATGGATTTGGGGTAAGTAATCCTTTTCTTGATATAGCTCAGACAGTAGCAAGTGGTAGTCGCTCGGACACAAAGGTCCTAAAGCAAAGCACCCCACCCCCACACAGAATAGTGCATAAGGGATGATTTTCTTTTGGTAGAGTCGCCCTGCTAATGATTCTCTTTAGgctgagagagagagagagagagagagagagagaaagagagagtACGAGAAAAATAGAATTATAATCGAGTTCAATTCAGATCTTAAATATAAGGCCTGTTTTTATAATGTTTCAGGTTTCCTTCTAGGATCTATGATAGCGTCAGTGTCGCCTGCCGTTGTAGTTCCATGTCTATTCCGACTAAAGGATGAAGGATATGGAGTCGCTAAAGGTATACCAACATTGCTGCTCGCAGCTGCTGCTATCGACGACTCGGTCAGCGTAGCTGTATTCTCCATTATACTTAATGCCATGTTTTCCACGGGCTCCGTGACTTGGAATATCATAAAGGTATATAGGCGTAGATAAGACTGCATTCACCAAATTTGTTCTTTGTTGAATTTCTATTATCATACCATAATCTTTCATGCATCCCCACCAGCGGCACAAACTGTTAGGCAGGTCCAACATCACCCAAGGAATTCTCATGTATTTTAGCATCCCATAAATCTCATTGTCAACTACTTCACAAATTACAACTTTTATAACAGTAATATTTTTTCAGGGCCCATTATCCATCGTCGCTGGCGTATTACTCGGTTCTTTGTGGGGTGCCATGACTTCCGTTATTCCGGAAAAAGACGACGTTTACGTGGTACCTTTAAGATTTCTGGCCTTGTTTTTAGGCGGGTTATTCTCATTATTCATATCAAATCTAATTGGATGGAGCGGTTCAGGTATCTAGTAGATTCTATACAACCATGCAGTTTTTATGTCCATGTCTTACTTAAATGACTAGCTAAACTTAAGGATGAATTGCTACTATTGTATAATCTACCAGTACCTTATGTTATTCCAGGTCCACTAGCCATCGTCTCTTCTGGATTTATCGCAGCTTATTATTGGGAAAAGCAAGGTTGGCCCGTTAACAAGAA
The nucleotide sequence above comes from Cydia pomonella isolate Wapato2018A chromosome 2, ilCydPomo1, whole genome shotgun sequence. Encoded proteins:
- the LOC133534696 gene encoding sodium/hydrogen exchanger 9B2-like isoform X1: MSAISPFLAEKEAGADNQTHRKLYDKWWQKFCLRCHQEDQTPSWEPAWWGRVFPFPIFPTYRQSAQQLLIIIFFLLAWGILYAEICQPVSLNGEIFSMTLLVIASYVIGWLWLKITTLPALIGMLLTGIIFQNAGLVHMTDNYRKLNQDLRKVALVIILTRAGLGLDAKVLRKHYAAVLQLGLLPWLVECLCIAITTHYLLSLPWIWGFLLGSMIASVSPAVVVPCLFRLKDEGYGVAKGIPTLLLAAAAIDDSVSVAVFSIILNAMFSTGSVTWNIIKGPLSIVAGVLLGSLWGAMTSVIPEKDDVYVVPLRFLALFLGGLFSLFISNLIGWSGSGPLAIVSSGFIAAYYWEKQGWPVNKNPVSNIFRILWIFFEPILFAFTGAQITISDLDPQVVAMGVVCLVICLVLRIISTLLVSFGCGLNIKEKLFIGLAWMAKATVQATLGPAALDIINSGNSFGGPEELVFATALLTVSVLSVVISAPMGAIFIALTGPRLLSKDETTRSSDDKNGRQTELSSIHL
- the LOC133534696 gene encoding sodium/hydrogen exchanger 9B2-like isoform X3; this translates as MINMTTGADNQTHRKLYDKWWQKFCLRCHQEDQTPSWEPAWWGRVFPFPIFPTYRQSAQQLLIIIFFLLAWGILYAEICQPVSLNGEIFSMTLLVIASYVIGWLWLKITTLPALIGMLLTGIIFQNAGLVHMTDNYRKLNQDLRKVALVIILTRAGLGLDAKVLRKHYAAVLQLGLLPWLVECLCIAITTHYLLSLPWIWGFLLGSMIASVSPAVVVPCLFRLKDEGYGVAKGIPTLLLAAAAIDDSVSVAVFSIILNAMFSTGSVTWNIIKGPLSIVAGVLLGSLWGAMTSVIPEKDDVYVVPLRFLALFLGGLFSLFISNLIGWSGSGPLAIVSSGFIAAYYWEKQGWPVNKNPVSNIFRILWIFFEPILFAFTGAQITISDLDPQVVAMGVVCLVICLVLRIISTLLVSFGCGLNIKEKLFIGLAWMAKATVQATLGPAALDIINSGNSFGGPEELVFATALLTVSVLSVVISAPMGAIFIALTGPRLLSKDETTRSSDDKNGRQTELSSIHL
- the LOC133534696 gene encoding sodium/hydrogen exchanger 9B2-like isoform X2; this translates as MINMTTENKTFSPGADNQTHRKLYDKWWQKFCLRCHQEDQTPSWEPAWWGRVFPFPIFPTYRQSAQQLLIIIFFLLAWGILYAEICQPVSLNGEIFSMTLLVIASYVIGWLWLKITTLPALIGMLLTGIIFQNAGLVHMTDNYRKLNQDLRKVALVIILTRAGLGLDAKVLRKHYAAVLQLGLLPWLVECLCIAITTHYLLSLPWIWGFLLGSMIASVSPAVVVPCLFRLKDEGYGVAKGIPTLLLAAAAIDDSVSVAVFSIILNAMFSTGSVTWNIIKGPLSIVAGVLLGSLWGAMTSVIPEKDDVYVVPLRFLALFLGGLFSLFISNLIGWSGSGPLAIVSSGFIAAYYWEKQGWPVNKNPVSNIFRILWIFFEPILFAFTGAQITISDLDPQVVAMGVVCLVICLVLRIISTLLVSFGCGLNIKEKLFIGLAWMAKATVQATLGPAALDIINSGNSFGGPEELVFATALLTVSVLSVVISAPMGAIFIALTGPRLLSKDETTRSSDDKNGRQTELSSIHL